The Synechocystis sp. PCC 6714 genome includes the window AAACTGTTTCATTATGCCAATGGTTTGAAACTCGTAAGTGGGCAAGGGATCCGGCAAAGCTAGGGTGGTTTGGTAAATGCTAAATAGCAAGAAATTTTGTTGATTGGTAGTTTGGGCGATGACCTGCTTAATTTGCGGTTGTCCCACATCCACCAGGGTTTTGCAATAACTCTGGACAAAGCCACCAAAATCCGCCGGTGCTTGGGGGCAAATCTCCGTTTTTAGGTAAATGCTGAGGGTTTCCACCGCATAATGTTCATAGTCTGGTTTGCCAGGATTGCCGATCGCCATCAAAGCACCGCTGGCCAACATCATCACTCCCCCTATCGCCCCAAACACCGATAACACTCTCATCAGGGATGCACACTCCCATCGGGCATAATTGTTTTCGCCAAGTTTATGCTGCTAATATGACTATTCTGAAAATTGACATTGCGTAGGTCCGCCCCCCGTAAAGAGGCATCAACTAAATTCGCCCCCCGGAGTATGGCCCCGGCTAATAAAGCTTTTTCCATCAAAGCATACTCAAAATTAGCATTCTGGAAATTAGCTCCCTGGAAAATGGTGCCCCGCAGAGCGCAACCGGCACAGTTAATCTGCTCCTTATTGGGGAGAGCTTTAAGGTGAATTTCCGATAGATTAATCAAACTGAGGTTAACTTCCTTCATTAATGCCCTGCTTAAATTCGCCCCTTTCAAATTAGCTTGACTGAGGTCGGCTCCCTGGAGAAAAGCTTCCTCCACTGTGCCGTGACGTAATTGGGCTTGACTTAGATTCACCTTATACAAATTTGCATGGTCAAAGTTGGCCTTACGAAAATCCGCTCCACTTAGGTCCGCCCGACTAAAATTAGCCTCCGCCAGATCAACTCGAGTGAGATCGGCTCCACTTAAATCTGCCCGACTGAAATTAACCGCTTCTAGGGTTACTCCTTGGAAATCAGTTTCCACCAAGTTAGCCCCTTCTAGATTTGTCCGTATCAGCCGGGCTTGTTTGAGCTTGGCATAGGCTAAATTGGCTCCACTGAGGTCACAATCGGTTAAGTCCGACCAACTAAGGTCTGAGTAACTTAAATCTATGCCAGTCAGGTCTGACCCAACGAATTTTACTCCCATCAAACGGCCATGGCTTAGGTTAGTACGCCGTAGCTGGGCCCGGGATAAATTGCTGCCGCTGAGGTTGCCATATTCCAGCAGGGCCCGGTTGAGGATAATACCTGCTAGATCGGACTGGATTAAATCGGCGTGATGTAGTTCAATGCGGCTAAAATCCCTAGTGCCTTGGCCATATTGCCAAAGAAGTTGCTCAGTTTCCATTGTGTCCTAACGGTGGTGGGAGGGGAAAGCAAAGCTGTGTATTCTGATGATTCAGACATAAACCAACTCTGGGGGCATTGTGCCCAAAAAAGCTGGCTTACCGACACACCCAACGGAAAAAAGCACTGGTTCTAGGCGGCAGAAGTATGCCAATGGAGATAGGGCAATTTTTCGGTGGTGGCTGCAATTTTCCGCTGATTTTGCACCAGTTGGCCACAGGTGTCCCATTGCCCATCCAGTAGCATTTGCTGGGCCCCGTCGGAGAGAATTACGGAAAAACTCCGATCGCCGTAGTTAACGGAAGCGGTGGTCAGGTCTAAATGCACCGACAAATCAGGGTCTGCTGTAATGGCTTGTTGTAAATCCGCAACCTGGCTATGGGGGGCAGTGACACAGGGCACACCATTGGCTAGGCAGTTACCCAAAAAGATTTCAGCGAAACTTTCCCCGATGATGGCCTTAATGCCCCATTTAATAATGGCTTGGGGGGCGTGTTCCCGACTGGAGCCACAACCAAAGTTGCGGTTGACTACTAACACTTTGGCGTCTTGGTGTTGGGGCAGATCAAAGGGGTGGTTACCCCCCCGTTGCTGGCGATCGTCGGCAAAGACAAATTCCCCTAGGCCATCAAAGGTGACACAGCGCAAAAAGCGGGCGGGAATGATACGGTCAGTGTCGATGTCATCCCCCACTAGGGGCAAGGCTTTACCCTGAATTTGTTTAATTTGGCTCATGGTCTTCGGTAACGGTGTGGCAGTTAATCGCTATCTTAGCAGGGGCATTGCGACGTTTTAAGACCGCGTTAATAAAGCCGCTAAAGAGGGGATGGGCTTGGTTGGGGCGGGAGTGAAATTCCGGGTGAAATTGGCAGGCAATGAAAAAGGGATGGTGGGGATATTCAATGATTTCCACTAGGCGGCCATCGGGGGAAGTGCCACTAACCACAAAGCCGGTGTCGATGAATTGGGTGCGGTAGGAGTTGTTAAATTCATAGCGATGACGGTGCCGTTCGTACACCACTTCTTTTTGATAAAGGGAAAAGGCGAGGGTGTCCGGGGCAATGCGACAGGGGTACAGGCCTAGCCGCATCGTGCCTCCCAAATCCACCACATCCTGCTGTTCTGGCAATAAATTAATTACCGGGTTGGGGGTTTCCGTTTCAAATTCGGCGCTGTTGGCTTCCGTTAGCTTGGCCACGTTTCTGGCCCACTCAATGACCGAGCATTGCATCCCCAAACATAGACCCAAAAAGGGCATTTGATTTTCCCTGGCATATTCGATCGCCTGGACTTTGCCGTCTACCCCCCGAATGCCAAAACCGCCGGGCACCAGCACCCCATCCACATCCCCTAAAAATTTAGCTGCTCCCTGGGCTTCGATTTCTTCGGCACTGACCCAACGCAGATGGAGTTTGCTGTCACTGGCGATCGCCGCATGGCCGAGGGCTTCCACCACGGATAAATAAGCATCACTCAGTTGAACGTATTTACCCACCAGGGCCACGGTGATGTCATGGTGCGGGGACTGCATTTTTTCCACCAGGGATTGCCATTGGGATAAATCCGGCGATCGGTTTTCCATTTTCAGCAATTCCAAGGTCTGTTGGGCTAGCCCTTCTTTTTCTAAAA containing:
- the pyrG gene encoding glutamine hydrolyzing CTP synthase; its protein translation is MSKFVFVTGGVVSSIGKGIVAASLGRLLKSRHYSVSILKLDPYINVDPGTMSPFQHGEVFVTEDGAETDLDLGHYERFTDTSMSRLNSVTTGSIYQAVINKERRGAYMGGTVQVIPHITNEIKERILRVAQNTSPDVVITEIGGTVGDIESLPFLEAIRQFRKEVGRHNVIYMHVTLIPWIPAAKEMKTKPTQHSVKELRSIGIQPDILVCRCDRPLHPGMKEKLSEFCDVPVESVITCQDATSIYEVPLILEKEGLAQQTLELLKMENRSPDLSQWQSLVEKMQSPHHDITVALVGKYVQLSDAYLSVVEALGHAAIASDSKLHLRWVSAEEIEAQGAAKFLGDVDGVLVPGGFGIRGVDGKVQAIEYARENQMPFLGLCLGMQCSVIEWARNVAKLTEANSAEFETETPNPVINLLPEQQDVVDLGGTMRLGLYPCRIAPDTLAFSLYQKEVVYERHRHRYEFNNSYRTQFIDTGFVVSGTSPDGRLVEIIEYPHHPFFIACQFHPEFHSRPNQAHPLFSGFINAVLKRRNAPAKIAINCHTVTEDHEPN
- a CDS encoding pentapeptide repeat-containing protein, translated to METEQLLWQYGQGTRDFSRIELHHADLIQSDLAGIILNRALLEYGNLSGSNLSRAQLRRTNLSHGRLMGVKFVGSDLTGIDLSYSDLSWSDLTDCDLSGANLAYAKLKQARLIRTNLEGANLVETDFQGVTLEAVNFSRADLSGADLTRVDLAEANFSRADLSGADFRKANFDHANLYKVNLSQAQLRHGTVEEAFLQGADLSQANLKGANLSRALMKEVNLSLINLSEIHLKALPNKEQINCAGCALRGTIFQGANFQNANFEYALMEKALLAGAILRGANLVDASLRGADLRNVNFQNSHISSINLAKTIMPDGSVHP
- the leuD gene encoding 3-isopropylmalate dehydratase small subunit produces the protein MSQIKQIQGKALPLVGDDIDTDRIIPARFLRCVTFDGLGEFVFADDRQQRGGNHPFDLPQHQDAKVLVVNRNFGCGSSREHAPQAIIKWGIKAIIGESFAEIFLGNCLANGVPCVTAPHSQVADLQQAITADPDLSVHLDLTTASVNYGDRSFSVILSDGAQQMLLDGQWDTCGQLVQNQRKIAATTEKLPYLHWHTSAA
- a CDS encoding DUF4359 domain-containing protein, coding for MRVLSVFGAIGGVMMLASGALMAIGNPGKPDYEHYAVETLSIYLKTEICPQAPADFGGFVQSYCKTLVDVGQPQIKQVIAQTTNQQNFLLFSIYQTTLALPDPLPTYEFQTIGIMKQFYTYQAMEI